From Argopecten irradians isolate NY chromosome 2, Ai_NY, whole genome shotgun sequence, the proteins below share one genomic window:
- the LOC138313042 gene encoding putative nuclease HARBI1, which yields MHHAAAKRGIIPRTPQDVPVSFFTGFPNVIGAVDGTFIRIIAPKTNENDFVNRKGFHSLNVQVGTKKYNLSPLKRQYDGIILGDSAYQCTTHVISPYMVADTASKLRLNNALCKTRVLIEQTYGVLKRRFACLGSCLRVAPKKAAQIVLACAVLHNIGIERGDIVHFDVDGIGEEGDFDFETNEGEGGRREFIRRTYFP from the exons ATGCACCATGCAGCTGCAAAgcgtggcattatcccccgcacTCCACA AGATGTACCCGTATCTTTTTTCACAGGATTTCCTAACGTGATTGGAGCAGTGGACGGAACTTTCATTCGGATTATAGCTCCtaagacaaatgaaaatgaCTTTGTTAACAGGAAAGGCTTTCACAGCCTTAATGTACAAGTAGGTACTAAAAAGTATAATTTATCGCCCTTGAaaa GACAATATGATGGCATCATATTAGGGGATTCGGCATATCAGTGCACGACACACGTGATCTCACCATACATGGTAGCTGACACTGCATCCAAACTAAGATTAAATAATGCTCTGTGTAAAACAAGGGTTTTGATTGAACAGACGTATGGTGTTCTAAAAAGGCGATTTGCCTGTTTGGGATCATGTTTACGTGTTGCTCCAAAGAAGGCAGCACAGATTGTATTAGCATGTGCTGTGTTGCATAATATTGGTATAGAGCGAGGAGATATTGTCCACTTTGATGTAGATGGAATCGGGGAAGAAGGggattttgattttgaaactAATGAAGGAGAAGGTGGAAGGAGAGAATTCATACGGCGGACATACTTCCCATAA